From Mustela erminea isolate mMusErm1 chromosome 1, mMusErm1.Pri, whole genome shotgun sequence, a single genomic window includes:
- the TM4SF4 gene encoding transmembrane 4 L6 family member 4 isoform X1 produces the protein MCTGGCAKCLGGTLIPLALFGFLANILLFFPGGKVIDNKDHLSDEVWFFGGILGSGVLMIFPALVFLGLKNNDCCGCCGNESCGKRFAMFTSTIFAVIGFLGAGYSFVISAISINKGPKCLMGNSTWGYPFHEGDYLKDESLYRQCLEPVNVVPWNLTLFSILLVIGGIQMLLCVIQIVNGLLGTLCGDCQCCGCCGGDGPV, from the exons ATGTGCACTGGAGGCTGCGCCAAGTGCCTGGGGGGCACTCTCATCCCCCTTGCCTTGTTCGGCTTTTTGGCTAACATCCTGTTATTTTTTCCTGGAGGAAAAGTGATAGACAACAAAGACCACCTTTCTGACGAGGTCTGGTTTTTCGGAGGAATATTAGGAAGCGGGGTCTTG ATGATCTTCCCCGCGCTGGTGTTCTTGGGCCTGAAGAACAATGACTGCTGCGGGTGCTGTGGCAACGAGAGCTGTGGGAAGCGCTTCGCG aTGTTCACCTCCACAATATTTGCTGTGATTGGATTCTTGGGTGCTGGATATTCATTTGTCATCTCCGCCATCTCAATCAACAAGGGTCCTAAGTGTCTCATGGGCAACAGCACGTGGGGCTACCCCTTCCACGAAGG GGATTACCTCAAGGATGAGAGCTTGTACAGGCAATGCCTAGAACCTGTCAATGTGGTGCCCTGGAATCTGACCCTCTTCTCCATCCTGCTGGTCATAGGAGGGATCCAGATGCTTCTCTGTGTCATCCAGATCGTCAACGGCCTCCTGGGGACCCTGTGTGGGGACTGTCAGTGCTGTGGCTGCTGTGGG
- the TM4SF4 gene encoding transmembrane 4 L6 family member 4 isoform X2 produces MCTGGCAKCLGGTLIPLALFGFLANILLFFPGGKVIDNKDHLSDEVWFFGGILGSGVLMIFPALVFLGLKNNDCCGCCGNESCGKRFAMFTSTIFAVIGFLGAGYSFVISAISINKGPKCLMGNSTWGYPFHEGRDPDASLCHPDRQRPPGDPVWGLSVLWLLWGRRTSLNLLDELL; encoded by the exons ATGTGCACTGGAGGCTGCGCCAAGTGCCTGGGGGGCACTCTCATCCCCCTTGCCTTGTTCGGCTTTTTGGCTAACATCCTGTTATTTTTTCCTGGAGGAAAAGTGATAGACAACAAAGACCACCTTTCTGACGAGGTCTGGTTTTTCGGAGGAATATTAGGAAGCGGGGTCTTG ATGATCTTCCCCGCGCTGGTGTTCTTGGGCCTGAAGAACAATGACTGCTGCGGGTGCTGTGGCAACGAGAGCTGTGGGAAGCGCTTCGCG aTGTTCACCTCCACAATATTTGCTGTGATTGGATTCTTGGGTGCTGGATATTCATTTGTCATCTCCGCCATCTCAATCAACAAGGGTCCTAAGTGTCTCATGGGCAACAGCACGTGGGGCTACCCCTTCCACGAAGG GAGGGATCCAGATGCTTCTCTGTGTCATCCAGATCGTCAACGGCCTCCTGGGGACCCTGTGTGGGGACTGTCAGTGCTGTGGCTGCTGTGGG